The genomic segment CGACGCCAGCCCCTGCTCGCGGATGAGCGAAAGCGTCGCGTCGGTGAGCGTCTCGCGCGTGTGATCGATGTCGTGATCGAGCACCTTCGCGGAGTCGAAAAGTCGGTCGAGGTGCTCCTCCCAGCGGAACAGCGCCGGACCGTCGACGGTGTCGTAACAGCGAGCGCCCTCGAAAACCCCGGTACCGTAGTGGAGCGAGTGGGTCAACACGTGGGTCTGTGCGTCGTCCCAGTCGACGAACTCGCCATCCATCCAGATCGTGTCGACGTCCATATCGTCGAAAGCCATGCTTCGTCTGTGGGCGGGCCCCGTAATGAGTGTTGACGATTCGTGCGGTCCGTACACGGCACGCACTCTCGTTTCGCGACCGGGACAGAAATCAGGGGGGTTATGCCCCGAGAGGTACAACACTACCCCAATGGGAGTGCTCGAAGACAAGGCCCACGCCCGCCTCTTTTATAAGTACCTCTCGAGGGTGTACGACACAATCAACCCGTTCATCTGGAACGACGAGATGCGCAACGAGGCGCTGGAGTGGTTCGGGATCGACGCGAGCGACCGCGTCCTCGATGTCGGCTGTGGGACCGGCTTCGCGACCGAGGGGCTGTTGGGCTACACCGACGACGTCTGGGGGCTCGACCAGTCCGCACACCAACTCGAGAAGGCTTACGCGAAGTTCGGCAAGCGTGGTCGGGTGAAGTTCCACCGCGGCGACGCCGAACGATTGCCGTTCGCCGACGATTCGTTCGACGCCTACTGGTCGTCCGGCTCGATCGAATACTGGCCCGACCCCGTCGCCGCGCTCCGGGAGGCGCGCCGGGTGACGAAGCCCGGTGGCCCCGTCCTGA from the Natronomonas salsuginis genome contains:
- a CDS encoding methyltransferase domain-containing protein, yielding MGVLEDKAHARLFYKYLSRVYDTINPFIWNDEMRNEALEWFGIDASDRVLDVGCGTGFATEGLLGYTDDVWGLDQSAHQLEKAYAKFGKRGRVKFHRGDAERLPFADDSFDAYWSSGSIEYWPDPVAALREARRVTKPGGPVLIVGPDYPNSTVFQRLADAIMLFYDEAEADRMFAEAGFETFEHRIQQRASGTPRAITTIARVPDDNNAVDPV